The following coding sequences are from one Nicotiana tomentosiformis chromosome 3, ASM39032v3, whole genome shotgun sequence window:
- the LOC138907925 gene encoding uncharacterized protein → MNGAVEAANKNIKRILRKIMDNHRQWHEKLSFALLGYRTTMRTYTRALPYMLVYGIEVVIPAEVEIPSLRVIQEAKLDNSKWTQVRQEQLMLIDEKRMDAI, encoded by the coding sequence atgaatggagcagtTGAAGCAGCCAACAAGAATATTAAAAGGATTCTGCGAAAGATAATGGACAATCAtaggcaatggcacgagaagttatcATTTGCCTTACTGGGTTATCGAACCACCATGAGGACATACACTAGGGCACTACCATATATGTTGGTATATGGTATCGAAGTTGTGATACCAGCAGAGGTTGAGATACCATCCTTAAGAGTCATCCAAGAAGCCAAGTTAGACAATTCAAAATGGACACAGGTCAGGcaggagcaactcatgctcattgacgaGAAGAGAATGGATGCAATATGA
- the LOC138907926 gene encoding uncharacterized protein, with product MPAYAKFLKEILTKKRKIEKTSMFKLTEHCNAILQNKLPLKCGDPGSFTIPCSLGFINFAKSFCDSGASINLMPLSIYRKLEKEIGEIRSVPISLQLADQITLIPEGIVEDVLVQVDKFVFLVDFIVVKMEENKEVPLILGRLFLATCRAILDIHERKLMLIVGEETVTFDMNIENGAQKKNQLQVLSGK from the coding sequence atgcctgcttatgccaaattcttgaaggagattcttacaaagaagagaaagatagagAAGACATCAATGTTCAAGCTCACAGAGCACTGCAACGCGATATTGCAGAACAAACTCCCActaaagtgtggagatccagggagttttactataccttgctctttaggctttATTAATTTTGCTAAATCTTTTTGTGATTCAggtgcctcaattaacttaatgcctctatctatttataggaaactggagaaggagattggagagataaggtcagtgccaatatctttgcagttgGCTGACCAAATAactttaatacccgaggggatagtggaagatgtgttagttcaagtagataagttcgtatttcttGTGGATTTTATTGTGGTGAAAatggaggaaaacaaggaggtccccctcatcctaggaagactaTTCTTAGCAACATGTAGAGCAATATTGGATATACACGAGAGGAAACTCATGCTTatagtgggtgaggagactgtgacttttgatATGAATATAGAAAATGGGGCACAAAAAAAAAACcaactgcaagtgttgagtggaaagtga
- the LOC104118486 gene encoding abscisic acid receptor PYL4-like, with protein sequence MYNKIRESAEEFYKMPSSLQLRRINPSTATSTATLAGNYHKQQSKSQPTWIIPVSVSVPDYVLHYHTHVVGPNQCCSAVVQAISAPIDTVWSLVRRFDNPQAYKHFLKSCHVIDGDGNVGSLREVRVVSGLPAASSTERLEILDDEKHVLSFSVVGGDHRLNNYRSVTTLHTADDDENMTMVVESYEVDVPQGNTKEETCVFVDTIVRCNLQSLAQIAENLAKRKNYEDPELKLHRLVDFDDCKVGSWNCYNVTV encoded by the exons ATGTACAATAAGATAAGAGAAAGTGCAGAGGAATTTTATAAAATGCCTTCTTCACTTCAGCTGCGTAGAATCAACCCAAGCACCGCCACATCCACCGCCACGCTCGCCGGAAACTACCACAAGCAACAATCGAAATCACAGCCTACATGGATCATCCCCGTTTCCGTTTCTGTCCCCGACTATGTATTGCATTATCACACCCACGTTGTGGGCCCCAACCAGTGTTGCTCCGCCGTTGTACAAGCCATCTCCGCCCCAATCGACACCGTCTGGTCCCTCGTCCGCCGCTTCGATAACCCGCAAGCATACAAGCACTTTCTTAAAAGCTGCCACGTCATTGACGGCGATGGTAACGTCGGTAGCTTGAGGGAAGTTCGCGTTGTTTCTGGACTTCCTGCGGCTTCTAGTACGGAGAGGCTGGAGATTTTAGACGATGAAAAACACGTGCTCAGCTTTAGTGTCGTCGGCGGCGATCATCGGCTTAACAATTACCGATCGGTGACGACGCTGCACACGGCGGATGATGACGAGAATATGACTATGGTGGTGGAGTCGTACGAGGTTGATGTTCCACAAGGGAATACAAAGGAAGAAACATGTGTTTTTGTGGATACAATTGTGCGGTGCAATTTGCAGTCACTGGCGCAGATCGCAGAGAACTTGGCTAAAAGAAAGA ATTATGAAGACCCAGAACTGAAACTTCATAGATTGGTAGATTTCGATGACTGTAAGGTTGGTTCTTGGAATTGTTACAACGTGACTGTTTGA